A segment of the Lepus europaeus isolate LE1 chromosome X, mLepTim1.pri, whole genome shotgun sequence genome:
atccggcgccacgaccgggactagaacccggggtgccggcgccgcaggcggaggattatcctattgagccgcgtGCCGGCCTCCACTTAGTGCTTTATTCCAAATAGGAATCAGCAAATGTTTGACCCGTATTTTAGGAAAGCAGGGATTGTGATGAACAGAACTAATTCTGGAGGGCAAAATAGATACAAcacaggaaaacagcagagaaattcACTATAAAATTCACATTCCCAGAAtgttaaaaaaggaaacagatttaTAAATCGTGAAAAGGCTGTTTCTTGGTAGGACCTTGGACACGGGTAATTTTACTGCAAAATTAAAAACTGAGTGGATGTCAAACAGTACAGTGTTACCCGGATGGGATGCAACAGGGGCGACACTTCCTGTCTTTGCCTGCCAACTAGTGACCTTTGACCTCGCCACCGGTTCCCCGCCCTCCCTGGAGAGCCGTTAACAGTCACTTTTGAACAGCCTGCTTTGTGGCTCAAAAGTCCTATAACCAACGCGAGGCCCAGGGAGCAGCCTCTGCCCGTCGCCCCTCTTGCCCAAGTTGGGGACACACCCGAAGACACCAACAGTGTTGACgtctctgcttcctgcttcaCAGCACTGTCGCCACCCGCGCCCGCCATGGCCGACGCAACGCCCTCACAAGTGCGCCAGAACTACCATCCCGAATGCGAGGCCGCTGTCAACGACCACATCCACGTGCAGCTCTACGCCTCCTACGTGGCTCTGTCCTTGGCCTTCTACTTCGATCGCGACGACGTGGCACTGAAGGACCTTGCTGGCTACTTCCTGAAGCGCTCACAGATCGAGAGGGAGCGCGCAGAGAAGCTGATGAGGATGCAGAACCAGCGCGGAGGCCGCAACGTCTTCCCCAGCATCCACAAGCCCGACCGCTATGACAAGGAGAGCGCCCTCGAGGCCATGGAGAACGCCGTCTTCCTGGCCAAGTGCATCAACCAGAGCCTCCTGGATCTGCACGAGCTGGCCACCAGCATGGGTGACGTCCACCTCTGCTACTTCCTGGAGACCCACTATATGCAGCAGCAAGTCCAGGACATTGAGGAGCTGGGGGGCTACTTGACCAACCTACGCGAAATGGGGGCGCCAAACGTCAGCACGGTGGAGTACCTCTTTGAAAAGCTCATGCTGGACCAGGGCGACAAGGAGAACTGAGCCAAAGGTGTTCCCACTACCTCGCAGAGATGCTCCAGGGCCCAATGAGTGCATTGCACTGCCCACAGGTTCACCTTAGTTTCTTCCCTTCAGTTTGAACATTATTTTCAATAAAGTTACATGGTTCTTGAAGAAATACAGATTTTTGTTTGATAAGTGTGTGCAAAACTCTCACCCTTAAGAACAGGGCCAATTCCCAGGAAGGTTTACCAAGGGTGGCCAGGATCTGACCCTtggccctgcccgcccccccccccctttcttccCCTTGCCCAATCCACAAGCAGGTCAAGATCTCCACAGGTAGAGGGGAAAGAAAGGAATCCATGGGCTCCTGAATAACACAacttgggggggggaggggaatgatggaggagggggaagggagaagtggggcagggggaggaggtgggcagggagaggaggagcaggagtagggggaggagaaggggtaggagtgggaggaggaggagaaggagagggagaagagggaggatgggggagaaggagggggaagggagaggaggaggggtaggaggggcagagggggaaagggggaggagaaggtggggaggaggagagggaaggggaggaagaggagaaggaagggggaggggagaagagaagggagagaaagaatggaggaagagagaaggaggagggagggaggaggagtggaggaagggagggagggaggcagagaagcaagaagaaaggaaggaataaaagacctttcatctgctgcttcagtccaAAATTTTGCTGCTGCATCtgccagggctgttccaggccaaagcctgcgTTTCCCATGTtgctacagggacccaagtactcggatcATCCTCTACTTCCTTCCAGGAATAtaggtagggagctggattagaagctgagcagccaggcctcccagatgggatgctggcatcacaactggtagcttagcctgctgcaccacaatcgCCCCAAATGCTTTTCCTCTTGTTTGTTTTCAGTATTCTTTGTCTCAGTTTTTCAACAATTTAACTATGATGTGGCTAGTGATGGCTCTCTATGTGTTTTGGAAATTGGCTTTGAGATTAACTTGGATGAGACTTTTTCATTGAATTTAGGGATTTCCTCCGATTATTCCTTCAAAACcctttcttgcttttcttctcaTTCTAGGACTCCAGTTATTCATATGGTGGTGTGCTTcatgtgttccattggtctcttAATCTCCCTTCAATTTtcatccttgttttctttttctataaagaTTATATAGTCTAGTGATTTATCTTCAGCTTCAGGGATTCTTTTTCCAGCTCAAATCTTCTATTAAGCATCTctagaagatttttttcattttagttactGTACTTTCGTATTCTAGATTTTTTATATCTCCTACATTTTTATTGGTATTCTCTATGTGACAACTATCTTCatacttttctttacattttcaaatatgatttccttcagtttttcaaacatatttttaaaagtttatatgggaccagtgctgtggcatagcaggaaaagctgccacctgcggcaccagcatccaatatgggcgctggttcgagacccagctgctccacttctgatccagctctctgctatggcctgggaaagcaacagaagatggccctagtgcgtgggagacctggaagaagctcccagcacctggctttgaatcagcacagctctggccattgtggccaatgagGCAGCGAACCAGTGcatgaagaactctctctctctctctgcctctccttcaatctgtgtgtatctctgactttcaaataaataaacaaatctttaaaaaagtttatttgacaaagttttcttaaaagcaagtccttggggccagcattgtggcatataaGGTTAACcctctacctgcaatgccggcatcccatatgggtgccagtttgagtcccgattgctccacttccaatccagctccctgggaaaacaatggaagatggctcaactacttggacccctgtgcccacatgggagaccaagcagcagcttctagctcctggttttggcccagtccagccctggccgttgtggccatttggagagtgaaccagaggatggacgatctttctctctccttcaattTCGgcccttaaaaacaaacaaacaaaaataaacaaaaggaacAGGTCCTGTATTTATCTTGTACATGAAAACAGAACGTTTTGGGGATGGAGAAGGAAGGGAACAAGACTATTACTTAGATTTTCCAAGTCAGAATGAGGGCAGCTGGAGCTGACTTGAAATGTTTGCCTCCTAAGTCTCATAGTTAAGCTCCCTCAGGGaaattttccatatatatatatatatatatatatatatatatatatatactgctttattttctgtgtatttgttGCAGTTTATTGCTTTCTAAATTGTAAATTTTAGGGGTCAATGCGATggtgctaacatcccatgtgggtgctggttcaagtctcgactgctccatttccaatccagctccctgctaatgtgtctgagaaagcagcggggaatggccccagtgcttgggccactgcacccacatgggaaaccaagaagaatctcctggctttggatagtctCACctctgaccattatggccatttggggagtgaaccagcagatggaagataccgctctctcttctctctgtctttccctctccctctctgtaactctgcctttctaataaaaaaaaacttaaacaatTGTAAATTTTAGATGTTGTACTATAGCAGCTAAGAATTATGTCCATATTTTTCTGTGTAGTATATAACCCTTATAGTGTGCAGCTGCttgtgttctttcattttttaaaatcttatttttaaatctggTTACTTAGAGCTTGTCCAAGTACCAGCCTAGCTTAGTGGTCAGTGCTTAATTAGTTGAATTTTGTGGTTTagacaatgtctttttttttttttgacaggcagagttagacagtgagaaagacagagagaaaggtcttcgtttttccattggttcaccccccaaatggccgctatggccggcgctgtgccgatccgaagccaggagccaggtgcttcctcctggtctcccatgtgggtgcagggcccaagcacttgggccatcctccactgacttcctgggccacagcagagagctggactggaagaggagcaaccgggacagaatctggtgccccaaccgggactagaacccggggtgccagtgccgcaggtggaggattagcctagtgagccgcggcgccagcctagacaATGTCTTAACTTGGGTTGCTGTATTAAAATACCAGAATGTGTGGCATAAACAACAAatatatttctcatagttctgcaTTCTTGGAAGTCCAAGATACAGGTACTGGGAAGGTAAGACTCATTCTGACACCTCTTCTCTTGGTTTGTAAGTGACCaccttctctttctgtcctcacgtgatggagagatagagatagtgacaaagagacagaaacaaagagctTTCTCTTATTAGAGAAATTAGATTTCTCTAACAAGATTTCTTAATTTAGGATTTCTAATTTAttaattagaaaattaataaaaatattaatcctATTGGATGAGGATCCCACTATGATGATGACATTTAACCCTAACTACCTACATAATATAGTCACATTGAGGGTTGGGACCAACATATGAATGTTGAGTGGAAACAGCCATTCAGCTTTTGCTGATGAGACTGTGTATCTAAGTTGGGGAGCACATTAAAGATTCAGGAAGTTTATAAGTCTGCCTTGGGTTTTACTTGGCTGTGCAAGACCTGCATTCAGCCACGAAAAAGTTGCTATCTAGGACCTTCCGTGATATTTCCTGAGCACAAACATAGCCATCTATCTAACTGCTTGAGACACGTGGGAACATACTAAGGTTCACTATGACTGCCTTGTTTCTGGGTCTGTTTGTTAAATTCATGACTGATTTACTGCCTGTAGCTCATCCCAACTCATCCTGTTAACTCCAGTTTAGATGCTTATCTTCCTCAACTGTTTACTACTGTGATGTTATTTTTCAACCAAATGTGTCAGCATAGAGTTTTCTGTACTCTAAAATCAACTCTCTCCATTTCTCAGGCTAGTGGTCCACATAGCCTGCCGTATCCTAGTAGAACTGCTATATCAGAGAGCTCAGGGTGTGGAGGCAGAATGGGAGCAACTAAGGCTAAAAATCACAAATAACCACTGTTTCTCTTGAATAAACACTTTCAATTTGTTGTGTGCTTTCAATTTCAAGAGTAATGAAATAATCacatttgacaatttttttcagtCATT
Coding sequences within it:
- the LOC133753652 gene encoding ferritin heavy chain-like, which translates into the protein MADATPSQVRQNYHPECEAAVNDHIHVQLYASYVALSLAFYFDRDDVALKDLAGYFLKRSQIERERAEKLMRMQNQRGGRNVFPSIHKPDRYDKESALEAMENAVFLAKCINQSLLDLHELATSMGDVHLCYFLETHYMQQQVQDIEELGGYLTNLREMGAPNVSTVEYLFEKLMLDQGDKEN